A stretch of DNA from Phycisphaerales bacterium:
GGGGCCAAGCGATGTGTTCCATCGGAAAAAAACAGTTGCCCGGTGATGTTGAGCGCGTCCATTGTCTCAAGCGGATTGGCAACAATCGCATCGAGCTTCTTTTTTGATAGCTTTTCAAGCGCGCGGGGCACGAGATTGGCAGCCTCTTCGAGGGCAAAGCCAACCACGCGTTGGTTTTTCTTGCGTTGGAGTCCGGCGACGAGATCAGGGGTTGACTCTAGATGGAGATCGAGGCCTTGTGGCTGGCGGGCATGCTTCGCAGGCCTTGAGTCAGTTGGCAGGCGGTAGTCAGCGACTGCAGCGGCCATAATGAGGAGATCGCAGCTTGGCCAGTATGAATCAAGGAGTTGGGAGAGTTCTTCGGTTGTTTGGAATCGTTGGGTCTCGAGCCCCTCTAGCTGCGGAACGGGCAAGGCTGTTGGTCCAAGCAGAAGGGTTGTTTTCCAATGGCGATTGCAGCTTTCTTCAGCGATCGACAGCCCCAAGCGACCCGATGAACGATTGCCGATGTATCGGACGTCATCAATGGGCTCGTGGGTTGGGCCAGCGGTGATTAGAAGGTGCATCATGGCTCTTATCTAGAAAATGTTGATCGCAGAGCCCTTTGAGGGCTTAATAGTGGAACCGTGGTAGATAGACTTAACGTAAAGCTCTATGGGCGCTACTGGCCCTCTACAATGAGGGATACTGTAGATTCAATTCTAAGCCTAGGTGTCGTTGTTGGTCATCGGTCGCCTCAGCATCCATCTCAGGGTTGCAGGGCCTGTAAGGGCGGTTAATACTACTCATCATATCGATGGGAAGATGCCGATTCGGTTGGCAGCAACTGGTCACGAGGGTTGTGGCCATGGGCGAAGCGATGATAATGGTCGCTCCAAGCATTGTTTGGGGCGCGAGAGCTAAAATGGCAGGTCCAGTAGTGACCTGTTGATTGTTTGAGAGGAACTGGCATCAATTATGGCCAGAAAACGTAAGAAACTTGGCGAGATCCTCCGTGAACGTAAGTTTGCGACGAAGGAGACCCTGACTCAAGGGTTGGAGATCTCGCATGGCTCAGGCAAGCGATTAGGCGAGGCCATGGTTGAAGCAGGCCTTCTGGATGAAAGCAACCTTGCGGAAGCCTTGGCTGAACAGTTTGGAATGGAATATGTCGATCTGAATTCAGATGATATTGAGAGTCGCTGCGATATGTCGCTTGTGCCAGGCGACATGGTTAAGAAACATCTTATCGTTCCGATGGAGAAGGTTAGTGGTCGCATGAAGCTCGTCGTGCACGACCCAATGGATCTTGAACTTCTCGATCTCCTTCGCTTTCGTTTGAATTGCGAAATTGATACTGCGGTATCCAGTAAGTCACAGTTGCGAGAATTCATTGAGGGCGTCAATGCTGCAGAGGGGCAAGCTGGCGATGGCGGTAGTTTGTTTGGTGGGCAAGAGTCACTGGTGACTGATTCGGTTGATGTCACCATGGATCGCTCAGTCGATACATCTGTTGATGCATCTGTCGACATTGCTGCTGGCGATGGTGATGATGCGCCTATTATTCGCTTGGTCACGCGGCTTATCACTGAGGCCGTTCGGACCAGGGCAAGTGATATTCATGTTGAGCCAATGAATGATCGCGTTCTGCTTCGGTATCGGATTGATGGTGTTTGCCACGTGCGTGACAATCTGCCCAAGCGCATGCAACAAGCAATGCTTGCTAGATTAAAACTCATGGCGGGTGTGAATATTGCAGAGCGTCGAATACCCCAAGACGGTCGTATCAAGATGACTGTTGATGAAGACGTTGTTGATTTTCGTGTCAGTGTCTGCCCCGCGTACCACGGTGAGTCAGTGGTGCTTCGTATTTTGCGACCTGATTCGGTGCGTATTGGTTTAGAGAATTTGGGTTTTGAAAGCGATCATCTTCAGACATTCAACAAGATTATTCGCCGGCCCAACGGTATCTTCCTCGTAACGGGGCCAACTGGTTCTGGCAAGACGACGACGCTCTATTCTGCGTTAGATATCTTGAATCGCCCTGATCGTAAGATCATCACAGCTGAAGATCCGATTGAATATAGTTTTGCTGGTATCAACCAGTGTCAAGTGCGTGAGCAGATTGGCCTGTCTTTCTCATGGATTCTTAAGTCCATGCTTCGCCAAGCGCCGAACATTATTCTGATTGGTGAAATTCGTGACCGGGAAGTCGCGGACATTGCTATTCAGGCAGCATTGACAGGTCACTTGGTCTTTTCAACGTTGCATACCAATGACGCGCCTTCAGCCATGACGCGTCTGATTGATATGGGTGTGAAGCCATACTTGGTGGCGAGCTCAATTCAGGCAGTCATGGCTCAGCGATTGTTCCGCGTGCTTTGCGATCATTGCAAGGAGCCCGATACCGATGTACCTCCAAAGGTGGCAGAGTTGGTTGGTCTGGAGCCAGAAGACCTTCGGTCAGGTGCCATTTGTAAGCCTGTCGGATGTGCCAAATGTGGCAAAATCGGCTTCCGAGGCCGGCGGGCCCTGTTTGAGTTAATGAAATTGAATACGGAGATTCGAGAATTGGCCTTCCAGCAGGGTACTGTGGGAGATATCCGGGCTGCGGCGATTCGTTCTGGTATGCGAGAGCTCGTTGAGGATGGCAAGATGAAGATCTTGCGAGGCGAAACGACGCCGGTCGAGGTCGCGAGGTTCGCGCAGGCTGATAGTCTGTTAGAGGCAAATATCGACGTCTGAGTTCTCTTGAGAGCCAGAGACGCTGGAGTCACTTATGTCAACCATTCAGATAGATCGTCTTCTCGACACAGTCATTCGTCAAAATGCATCGGACTTGCACTTGACGGTGGGGCGTAAGCCAACCCTGCGCCTCAATGGTCGTTTGCGGAACCTTGATACGAAGGTGCTCGACAATGATGACTGTGTTGCGCTGATGAAGTCTATTACGCCCGAAAGAGCTCAGCAGGAATTACAGGAAGATGGGAGTTGTGACTTCGGTTTTGCCTATGGCACTGAGGCTCGCTTTCGTGTTGCTATTTTTCGTCAGCGTGGCGCACTGGCGCTCGTGCTTCGATTGATTCCAAATAAACTTCTGAGCTTCGATGATATTGGCCTGCCAGACATTGTTAAAGAGTTGATCCGACGCCCGCGTGGATTATTTATCGTGACTGGGCCAACCGGTTCAGGTAAGACGACATCGCTAGCGACGATGATTGACTTTATTAATGACAATTTAGACCGGCATATTGTGACCGTTGAAGATCCAATTGAGTACTACCACTATCACAAGCGAGCGGTACTCAATCAGCGTGAAGTTGGTGTTGATGTGCCGAGCTTTGCTGAGGCATTGCGTCGTGTGCTTCGTGCCGACCCCGATGTGATTCTCGTCGGTGAAATGCGTGACCTCGAGACGATTGAGGCGGCAATCCGTGCGGCAGAAACGGGCCACCTTGTTTTTGCAACGCTTCACACCACAGGGGCAGCGGGCACCATCACGCGTGTGATTGATGCTTTTCCAGTGAATCAGCAGGCCCAAGTTCGTGTGCAGCTATCGACGTCGTTGATCGCGGTACTGAGCCAGGTGCTCTTGGCTCGTTGTGACAAAGATGGACGTGTGGCGGCCTATGAATTTCTGGCTGTCACGCCAGCTATTGCCAACCTCATCCGTGAGAACAAGACCTTCCGAATTGATTCAGCCATCCAGACGGGCCGTAAGTTTGGAATGCAGTTGCTTGATGACCACCTCTGGAAACTCTATGGCAAGGGCATGATTGATGCTGATGAAATGATCGATAAGGCGAAGGATCCTGGTGATTTATCTGAGAAGGTTCACCGATCTGGAAATCGGGTTGGTCGCACTGAATATGATGCT
This window harbors:
- a CDS encoding phosphopantothenoylcysteine decarboxylase, whose amino-acid sequence is MMHLLITAGPTHEPIDDVRYIGNRSSGRLGLSIAEESCNRHWKTTLLLGPTALPVPQLEGLETQRFQTTEELSQLLDSYWPSCDLLIMAAAVADYRLPTDSRPAKHARQPQGLDLHLESTPDLVAGLQRKKNQRVVGFALEEAANLVPRALEKLSKKKLDAIVANPLETMDALNITGQLFFSDGTHRLAPEQTKQAFAHWLLDELGDWPEGSPVTGGDK
- a CDS encoding type IV pilus twitching motility protein PilT; the encoded protein is MSTIQIDRLLDTVIRQNASDLHLTVGRKPTLRLNGRLRNLDTKVLDNDDCVALMKSITPERAQQELQEDGSCDFGFAYGTEARFRVAIFRQRGALALVLRLIPNKLLSFDDIGLPDIVKELIRRPRGLFIVTGPTGSGKTTSLATMIDFINDNLDRHIVTVEDPIEYYHYHKRAVLNQREVGVDVPSFAEALRRVLRADPDVILVGEMRDLETIEAAIRAAETGHLVFATLHTTGAAGTITRVIDAFPVNQQAQVRVQLSTSLIAVLSQVLLARCDKDGRVAAYEFLAVTPAIANLIRENKTFRIDSAIQTGRKFGMQLLDDHLWKLYGKGMIDADEMIDKAKDPGDLSEKVHRSGNRVGRTEYDAEAEPTG
- a CDS encoding ATPase, T2SS/T4P/T4SS family, with protein sequence MARKRKKLGEILRERKFATKETLTQGLEISHGSGKRLGEAMVEAGLLDESNLAEALAEQFGMEYVDLNSDDIESRCDMSLVPGDMVKKHLIVPMEKVSGRMKLVVHDPMDLELLDLLRFRLNCEIDTAVSSKSQLREFIEGVNAAEGQAGDGGSLFGGQESLVTDSVDVTMDRSVDTSVDASVDIAAGDGDDAPIIRLVTRLITEAVRTRASDIHVEPMNDRVLLRYRIDGVCHVRDNLPKRMQQAMLARLKLMAGVNIAERRIPQDGRIKMTVDEDVVDFRVSVCPAYHGESVVLRILRPDSVRIGLENLGFESDHLQTFNKIIRRPNGIFLVTGPTGSGKTTTLYSALDILNRPDRKIITAEDPIEYSFAGINQCQVREQIGLSFSWILKSMLRQAPNIILIGEIRDREVADIAIQAALTGHLVFSTLHTNDAPSAMTRLIDMGVKPYLVASSIQAVMAQRLFRVLCDHCKEPDTDVPPKVAELVGLEPEDLRSGAICKPVGCAKCGKIGFRGRRALFELMKLNTEIRELAFQQGTVGDIRAAAIRSGMRELVEDGKMKILRGETTPVEVARFAQADSLLEANIDV